DNA sequence from the Macrobrachium nipponense isolate FS-2020 chromosome 26, ASM1510439v2, whole genome shotgun sequence genome:
ATCTAGTTTTGTAGTATAAGATACCATAATGATACGAGACCTACTCACTTCCCCAGATTCCTAAAGTCGACTTTATTTTTATGtcgttatttttcttaatatttcttgaCAGAAGCCTTTCAATTTACAGCTTAAGGAGATAAGTGAGGTCACGGTGGCCTCTGACATTAAAGAGgttgaaaatattgttttattaaaaagattCTCAACATTAttagatttgttttttatttatggcttttttttataGAGAGGTTAGAGTCTGGGGAACTGAGGTTAAGGAACTGATAGTGAATTGTGAATGAAAGATATTATTCACCAGATTCTGTCAATACTCTTGACGCATGCGCTCGATTACTGTACAGGTAGGAAACTAATTCTAAAGTAGCCTTCTCTATTATGTGTATGATGATACTAGGCAGAGCAAAGACAACTGCAACGACAAGTATAAAGTACTGGTAGCGAAAAATCTTAGAAATGAAGGTACGGTGTAGGAGAGCAGATATTAAAGACCTATATAGAGACTATCAAGGCATGACAAAGAGGGACTCTAGACTCGCCGGGAGCCGTCTGTCTGACCTCCTTGGCTACAAGTAAACAAAGAGGGAATACTCACGTGTCGCCATAATCGGAGGAGGTGCCTTTGCCCTTGTACTTCTTACCGACGCCGACGCCAACAGCGATGGGGATGGCAATGGCAGCTGCGATGGCAGCGGCCAGGAGGAGGGCGAGGAAAAGCAGCAGCTCGGTGCTGATCGTAATGGAGGTGTTCGTGGTGGTCCCCGTGGTGGTGCCGGTGCCTGTGGTTCCGATGAAGAAGAGCCTCGGGTCAGCTGCCGATTCTTCTTCTCCCAGTTCCGCCTTCTTCTTGGGGGAGTCTTTCTCCGGAGTGACGGCTGCGCAGACCAGAGAGAACGCGCCCACGGCAATGACGACGAGGTAAAGAGTTCCTGTAGGAGATGACACGGAAAAAATAGTTAAGTACGAGTGTAAACACTTAAGTcgcttccattttccttttctttcaattctttcTCGGGACGCCTGGAAAGGAAATCAAACGTTGCTTGTCTTGTTAACAAGGTCtctgcacttaaaaaaaaatattttctagagGATTAAAAATGAATTCAGACCTCGTCTTTTGATTAAATCATCTCTGAAAGAAgactaaagaaataaatatcaaatcatTCATTGTCTGAAGATTTGATTCACGTTATCTCTgcgaagaaaattatttttttgttgtgattTTTGCTAGTTCTGGCAAATGGCGAGAGAGTTGCGGATAAATGcttacttgcaaaaaaaaaaatattcatgagctTTTAATTAAAGGCTGGGAACTGATAGTTCCTACAATTACATAAAACAAATGCTTAAAATATATTCTGAACATTTTTAAAATCATACTGAAGAATCGTAATGACTGTAACCAAGTCTCGCTCAGTCACTGATTATAATCAATTATCATATCAAACCGTGAAGACAATAAGTTGCCAAATTGCATCTGCTGAAAAGAGAGCCTGATGTGGACTTCTGGACTAAGCCAAGTAGAAGAATGAGGCCCGATAACTTTGATCTCCGAAGGTTTAACCTTGAGAAATCAGACATTTATCAGAAGTTAGTGCAGAATGAAAATCGTGGGACGAAGACAGAGTTAGGAAGTAGAAGTAGGAGATGAACCAGAAGaatgagaggaaataaaaaaagtgaaagcaGAATAAGAATAGAATAATGATGGGTAATAAAACGAAGATGCATAACTCTAGAAAATAAAAGCTGAtaagaagaaaatgatgaaatgctaaaaaaaaaaaaaaaaaaaacgtacggaCAACAGACgtacagaaaaaaagaggaaaaactgaaataaaaaaaaagaaattcgaaagctaaaaacaaagaaagaataagaaaaagaaggtaGAGAAAGccttgaagaaaataaaacaaagaaattaaaaagttaatagaCAGTGACAATGGGAAATGAAAGCTATCAAGCTTCGGTGTCAATTACGTGCTCCGAAATTATGAAAGCGACCTTATAAGCGGCTGGGTCCCTACCCAGTGATGACCTGGCTGGGCATTGCCCTACCCCGAGGGTCGTTCGACTGACCTGATAACAGAACTGCTGGTATCTAGGCCATTCTCGATCGACCTTTGGTGTTTTTAATAAGTGAGGGGAAAAACAGCAGTTTATTCCTTTTAATTTGGATAAGATTTAGTTGCTTCTGTTTTTGAGGAAAACCTCAATCttacttttagatatatatatatatttataataataatatatatagtatatataagtatcgtatataatatatatatatacatacatatgcacgtaTAGatatgtgagtgcgtgtgtgtgtgtgagtttatgCACGTGAACTTAAATATTACACATCtatgatgaaaaacagaaaagaattaGAGGATGTGAACATCTTTCGACCAGCTGCCGCAGACGAGTATGCCGTTTGTAAATTGTAGTTGAGAACCTCAGGAAAAAAAGATCATTCCTGCAGCACTTTGATATGGCtgggagtgttttttttatatttttttttaacctcttggGAATTCCCTGCTCACTTTAACCTAGTaatgtcctttttatttatgtatggtgAGGAGAGTAGTCTGTTTgccttgtattttctttttagattctctctctctctctctctctctctctctgtaaattgtCAATATTTACATCTATCTCTATTCATAAGTAAGCATAGAAATATCTaaaacccgctctctctctctctctctcttccctcagtCATCTCTCCGGCTCGTCTCTCTGTACAAATGTAAACATGTCAAAATCCATAGCCTTCTCACGTATATGAACAGATTTCCGCCTACTGTCTTTATTCTTCTCCGGAAGCTGGTCAGCCAGCCGTGGAAGATTATCAATGGACACCTTCTGTTACATACCGTTTCAACTCCTCTGTTCCATACCGTTTCAACGCTTATGTTTCATACTGTTTAGACGCATCTGTTCCATGCTGCTTAAATGCTTCTGTTGAATACCGTTTGAACGCTTTTGTGCAATACCGTTTAAACGATTTTGTTCCATACCGTTTGAACGCTTTTGTTCAATACCTTTGAACGCTTCGGTTCCATACCGTTTGAACGCTTTTGTTCCATACCGTTTGAACGATTTTGTGCAATACCGTTTAAACGATTTTGTTCCATACCGTTTGAACGCTTTTGTGCAATACTGTTTAAACGCTTCGGTTCCATACCGTTTGAACGCGTCTGTTCCATACTGTGTGAACGCTTCTATTCCATACCATTTAAACGCTTCAGTTCCATACCGTCTGAACGCTTCAGTTCCATACCGTTTGAACGCTTCTGTTCCATACCGTCTGAACGCTTCTATTCCATACCGTTTAAACGCTCTGTTCCGTACCGTTCAAAATCCAAAAGGGTCCCTTTCTTTCATTCGTTCCTTTGGAATCGTTTGCCGAATTGGCCTCAAATCTGTCTGGATTATCAATCAGAGTAATGTCTACTGGCGGATGAATTTTGATGTTAATGTCTCCATAAGACAGAATTTTGGGATCTTGCAACACAGTGTTACTTTatgttacttttgtttttcaaagagTGACTTTTCTGAAAGGTAACGTCGGATTCCCTTTGTAACATAATAAGTTGGGGATATCCGTCTGTCTATCTGTAATTAAAGTACGGGTACACAGAAGAACCAATTTACAGCATTTAATTAACCGCAGAGATAGAGACAATTCAATCAATTTTAgccgaaaaacaaaaaaaatgtctaaaagcGTAAGATAATGGGGAGGTCATATTAGCCTATATAGCCTAATTTCGTGTTTCGTCTTGGGGCTAACATATTGAATAGGAaacgataaattctctctctctctctctctctcttctctctctctctctctctctctctctctctctaataaagcGAGAATATGggaaaaaaaggaatgaataaatattagGCAAAAAACAAAGTCTCAGAACGTAAAATTAAATATGACATTAATCTACGGTCCAATTTCGTGTTTAGTCTTGGAACTAAAATTAGAACcgatattctttctctctctctctcttctctctttcctcttcctatctactctctctccctccaacaTCACATCTCGCTCTcttcccctatctctctctctcgctaatgtTAGTAGCAGTAACCTAGTTGAATAGTAATATTGGTTTATTCTCTCTTTATGAATTCTTTGATTTCTCACACATCTGGATACTATTACGAACCTGTTtgattaaacaaatatttatattagataaatgaataagtaaataaataagtaaatacataaataaagggatagataaataaacataaaatataagtaattggAAATAGACATATATTGAAAGAATTTTTGCATTTAGAAACTTATCGtttgatttttaaatattatttttttctcttatattaattttttaaaaaattctttgcgCTTATGCTGAAAGCCTTAAATGTAATCAATAATTAAGGTAAAAACATGAGGGTAAACACGCACGTTCAAATGATTCCAATGGAAGTGACGCTGCaaatacttagtttttttttttttttttttttttttttataaagatagactttttaaaatgatttcagaTGACTTACGATGAGAATCATTGTCATCTTGAATGCGTGCGAATTCACTTCAGATATTTCAACTATTTTCTTACTGTCTTATTAAATAgttagagaggaggagaaggagagagattaaTTTGTGAGTTTTCCTTTGAAACTTCAGATTTCTTTTAAGATGTAATTTTGGTCTTGCAATGTAAAGAATGAACGTATTTTAGGAATGAAAATTTTGAgaattgaaagatataaatctttCGGATATCTCACTAAGAAATTGATTACAAAAAgattatgtgtatattttatacatacacacacacatataaatatatatatatatatatatatatatatatatatatatatatatatatataagtgtgtgtgcgtgcgtatatattatatagaccgCTTATGCCAAGGATTTAATCCACAATAACATTATGTTGTCTTGTGCAA
Encoded proteins:
- the LOC135200394 gene encoding uncharacterized protein LOC135200394, whose product is MAFKGTLYLVVIAVGAFSLVCAAVTPEKDSPKKKAELGEEESAADPRLFFIGTTGTGTTTGTTTNTSITISTELLLFLALLLAAAIAAAIAIPIAVGVGVGKKYKGKGTSSDYGDTGYGSAPAFVYSPDESSYASIHRSLEDAADKYD